The genome window AGAATTTGCGGCTGTCCTTATCCGCGGGGATTTAACCTTAAATGAGACGAAATTATCGAATTATTTCGGCGGGAGGGAAGTAGAGCTTGCGGGAGAGGAAGAGATAATGAAAGTTGCCAAATCTCCTGCGGGTTTTATAGGGCCAGTCGGTTTGAAGGGTATAAAAATTTTGGCAGACCATTCAATTGAAAACATAATTAATGGTGTTACAGGCGCGAATAAAAAAGATAAACATTTGAAAAATGTAAATTATAAAAGAGATTTTTTTGTTACAGAATTGCTTGATTTAAGAAAAGTTAAATCCGGAGATATGTGCCCTCAATGCAAAGGTAGCCTTCAGATTGTAAAAGGAATTGAGGTCGGGCATGTTTTTAAACTGGGGCTCAGGTACAGCAAATCACTTAAAGCGGTTTTTCTTGATGAAGACGGCAGGGAAAAATTTATTGTTATGGGATGTTATGGCATAGGGATAGGCAGGACAGCCGCGGCTGCGATTGAACAAAATCATGACAAGGACGGAATAATCTGGCCTATGGCGCTTGCGCCATATCATGTGGTTATTTCACTTTTAGATATTAATTCCGAAACAACAAAAAGTCTGGCAGAAAGATGTTACCGGACTTTTATTAAAAACGGGATTGAAGTTTTATTTGACGATCGCAACGAAAAACCGGGTGTGAAATTTAAGGATGCAGATTTGATAGGAATTCCTGTCAGGATAACAATCGGCGCGAAAAGAGCGGTAAATAACGAGGTTGAAATAAGAATAAGGAAGACAGGGGAAGTTACGATAGTAAAAGCAGAAGATTTATTGAATGAGGTAAATAAAATTATTCTGCAAAACAAGGGGTCATGACCCCTTGTCTGAATTAAGACAGGGATGTCCCCCTTGCTGGACATTATTTATGTTTGATAAAGAAACTTTAGAAAAAATAAAAGAAATTATTTGCCCGGTTATTGTAAAAGATAACATGGAATTGGTAAATATCGAGTTTAAAACAGAATATGGACGCAGGATTTTAAGAATTTTTGTTGATAAAGAAAATGGTGTTAATGTGGAAGATTGTGCTAAAATAAGCGGCAAGATAAATTCTTTATTGGATAATAATGATTTAATCCCAGGGAGTTATTTCCTTGAGATTTCCTCGCCGGGGCTTGACAGGGCGCTTACAGGTGAACCGGATTTCAGAAAATTTGAAGGAAGGCTTAGTAAAATTAAGCTTCACGAAGCCATAAACGGGCAGAAAAATTTTATTGGATTTTTAAGGGAATGTAAAAATCAAAATATAATATTGGAAGAGAAAAATTCAGGGAAGATGTTTGAAATAAATTTAAATAATATTTCGCGGGCAAAATTAGTGCCCGAGTTTTAATTGTACTGCAGGGGTTCAAAATTTTGAACCCTTACGAAAAAGTATCACGGGAGAAAATGATGACTGATAAGCTAGTTGAAGCATTAGAACAGTTAGTCAGGGAAAGAGGTCTGGATCGCCAGGCCTTAATTAACACCCTGCATATAGCCTTTTTAGCCGCGGCAAAAAAGACTTTTGGTTATTCAATTAAATCCGGCAATATTGAAATAAAAGAGGATGCTGACGGCCATATTAATGTTAATTGGATAAAAAAAGCGGTCAGTGAACCCAAAGACTTTTTCGAGATAGATATGAAAACAGCCAGGAAAATAAACCCGGATGTAAAACTAAACGAGGATATCAGGGTCCCCTTGTCCCCGTTGGATTTTACAAGGACCGCGGCACAAACTACCAAACAAATAGTTATCCAGAGAATAAAGGAAGCAGAAAGAGAGAGTATCTATAAGGAAATCAAGAAAAAAGAAGGTGATATTGCCACAGGGACCGTGCAGAAGGTTGAACGTAATTATATTAATATATTATTAGGAAAAGTAGAAGGGATTTTACCTTACAGGGAACAAGTAAAGAATGAAAAATATATTTCAGGTGACAGGATAAAAGTGTATGTAGTTGAGGTTGTTAAGTCGAACAAAGGTCTTCAGATAAAACTTTCACGGTCTCACCCCGGATTGGTAAGAAGGCTTTTTGAACTGGAAGTCCCTGAAATCGGAGAAAAGACTGTGGAAATAAAAAATATAGTCCGTGAACCGGGGGAGAGGACAAAAATTGCGGTTTACGCGAAAAATTCAAATATTGATCCTGTCGGAGCATGTGTCGGTATGAAAGGAAGCCGGATACAGGCTATTACAAGAGAATTAAGGAATGAAAAACTGGATATAATCCCGTGGTCGGAAAATGAATCAGAATTTATAATTCATGCCTTAAGCCCCGCAAAAATAACAAGGGTAATTCTTGACAGGGAAAAGAAGCGGGCATTAGTTATTGTCCCGAATGACCAATTATCGCTTGCTATCGGAAAGAAAGGACAGAATGCCAGGCTTTCAGCAAGATTAACCAATTGGAAAATTGATGTAAAAAATGAAGATGAATTTAAAGAAGTCCAGCGCCAGACCCTGAGTAAAATATTTAAAGAAAGCGCGGAAACACAGGAAGATATATCATTATCATCAATTGAAGGTGTGGGCAGTAAAACTGTTAAAAGACTTGAAACAGCCGGACTGCACAACCTAAAAGATATAAAAGAAGCAGGGATTGAACAGCTTGAGTCCATAGAGGGAATTGGCAAGAAAACCGCGGAAAAACTTTTACACATAGCTGAAGAAAATATAGATAATAAAATACAGGATACTGAAGCAAAGGAAGAAACAGATGATAAATAAAATAAAAATAGGATTAAGGCTCAACAATTAGAAACAAAAGAAAGCGGGAAATATGAGAGTACACGAGTTAGCCAAAAAAATAAATGTACCGAGCAAAAAACTTATAGACGGGCTCAGGCAGTTAGGTGTTGACATAAAGAGCCATATGAGTGTTTTGTCCGAAGATACAATCCAGATGGTTCTTACTGCGTTAGATGATGAAAAAAGAAAAAGTGCTGAACCTGCTAAATTAAAACCTGTTCCAGAAACTAAAATTTCTGCTGTTTCAAAACCTGTTCCAAAAAGCGCGAGAAAAGAACCGCAGAAAAAAACGGAAACTGAAGAAAAAGCGCCTGAAATTAAACCTGTAAAAAAGGAAATTTCCAAAGAAACAAAGAAAAAAGAAGAGATACAGGAAAAAAAGAATGTTTTAAAAATTACAGGTGATTTTATCGTAGTAAGCGAGTTGGCAAATAAATTGAACAAAGAACCGTCTGAAGTAATTAAAAAATTAATTGATTTTGGAGTAATGGCGGCTATTAACCAGCGGATAGACCTGGATACCGCCGGGACAATTGCTGCGGAATACGGTTTTGAAATAGAATCGGCCCCGCTTTTTGGGGAAGAAATTGTTATCAAAGAAGAAAAAGAAGACCCGTCTAAATTAAGACCCAGGGCGCCGATTGTAACAATTATGGGGCATGTTGACCACGGCAAAACAAAACTTCTTGATGCTATCAGAAAAACAAATGTTGTTGACCAGGAGTCAGGCGGGATTACACAGCATATTGGTGCGTATCATGTGAAATTGGATAAAGGGACCATAGTTTTTCTTGATACGCCGGGGCATGAGGCGTTTACTGCGATGCGTGCGAGGGGGGCAAAGGTTACAGACATTGTAGTTTTGGTTGTTGCCGCGGATGACGGGGTTATGCCGCAGACAAAAGAAGCCGTTGATCATGCTAAAGCGGCCAATGTGCCGATAATTGTAGCTATTAATAAAATAGATAAGAAAGAGGCGAACCCAATGAGGGTGAAACAGCAGCTTAGTGATTATGGTCTCAGTCCCGAGGAATGGGGCGGTAAGACTATTTTTGTCGAAGTTTCAGCTTTGATGAAAAAAGGGATTTCGGATTTATTGGAAATGATTCTTCTACAGGCGGAAATGCTGGAGTTAAAAGCTAATCCGGACCGCCCGGCTAAAGGGACAATTGTTGAGGCATCAATGGATAAAAAAAGGGGTGTTATGGCCACTGTTTTAATCCAGCAGGGAATACTTCATATAGGTGACCCGTTTATCAGCGGGCATTGTTTTGGAAAAATTAAGGCCATGGTTGATGACTGGGGAAAGCGGTTGAAGGAGGCAGGTCCTTCGTCGCCTGTCCAGATAATGGGGATTTCAGAATTACCCCAGGCGGGAGATTTGTTTTATGTTGTAAACGACGAAAAAACAGCCCGCCAGATAGGGATAAAACGCAGAGAAATGGACAGGGAAAGAGGTTTGGGTGAAAAAGGGCATATTAAATTAGGGGATGTTTACAGCAAGATCCAGCAAGGTGATATGAAAGGGCTGAATATTATAATTAAAGCGGATGTCCAGGGTTCAATTGAGGCGTTACAGGGGACGTTGGAACAGCTTTCTACTTCAAAGGTTAAACTTAATATTATTCACAGCGGAGTAGGGGCGATTACCGAAAGCGATGTTTTACTGGCGTCAGCTTCAAACGCGATTATTATAGGATTTACAGTCAGGCCTGAACCTAAAGTCAATGAACTCGCGGCAAGGGAAGGTATCGATATAAGGCTATATAGAATAATATATGATGTTATAGATGATGTCCGGAAGGCTATGACGGGTTTATTGGAACCGAAATTCAAAGAGGTAATTTTAGGAAGGGCGGAAATCAGAGAGGTATTTCGTATCCCAAAGATCGGAAACATAGCAGGAATATATATAACAGATGGTAAAGTAACGAGGTCTTCTTTTGTCCGGCTTGTCAGGGATAGTGTTGTTGTTTTTGAAGGGAAAATTTCATCGCTTAGAAGATTTAAAGAGGATGCAAAAGAGGTAGCCGCAGGATATGAATGCGGATTAGGCATTGAAAATTATAATGATATTAAGCAAAATGATATTCTTGAATTCTATATCAAAGAAACTGTTGTGCAGGAATTGTAATTAGAAATTATGAAACCGGTAAGATTAGAAAGGATTAATTCTCTTTTACGTGAAGAGATCGGCAGTATTATCCAAAAAGATTTAAAAGATCCGAGGATAGGTTTTGTTTCGGTTTTGGAGGTTAAGACAAATCCCGACCTCAGCGAGGCAAAAGTTTTTGTCAGTGTTTTTGCGGATGAAGAGAAGAAACAGAAAACAATTAAAGGATTAAAAAGCGCGGCCGGGTTTATCCGTCACGAAATTAAAGAAAGGTTATGTTTAAGGCATATTCCTAACATCCTTTTTGAATTGGATAATTCCATCGAAAAAGGCGCGCATATTTTAGAATTAATGGATAAAATTTCCAGGGAAGAAAAGATAGAATAATGAACCCCGCCCTTCCTAAGGAAAAAGGAAGGATTGGGGTGGCATATTAGTTTAGATAGTAGTTATAGGAGGAAGGGCGGGGTGAAGGAACTAACAGCTATTGCAGAAACAATTAAAAAAGGCAATAACTTTCTCATTGTAAGTCATATTAATCCTGACGGCGATTCTATCGGTTCACAACTTGCTATGATAAAAATCCTGGAAAATAGCGGCAAAAAGGCGACTATCTTAAATCAGCATCCGGTCCCGGAAGTATATAAATTCCTTTATGGAAGTCAAAAGGTGAAAAATGAAGTTTCATTTTTAGAAAATTTTGATATTGCTATAGTCCTGGATGCGAGTGATAAGAAACGGCTGGGAGATATAGTTAACAAGGCCTTGAGGAAGGTTCCTTTTATTATAAATATTGATCATCATATAAGCAATAACAAATTTGGGCAGCTGCAATATTTAAACCAGGACGCATCTGCCACAGCGGTTATTATTTATGATTTAATTGTTCTTTTAAACGAGAAGATAGACAGGGACATTGCGGAATGTCTATATACAGGTATTTTGACTGATACAGGTTCGTTCCATTATCTGAATACAGACGCTAAAAGCCACCTGGTAGTAGCTGATCTTATTAAGTATGGCATTAATCCAAATAAAATTTATGAAGAGATATATGAAATTTTTAACATAATCTCGATAAAACTTTTAGGACTGGCATTATCAAGTGTTGAAATGAATAAGACAGGCGAGATTGCATGGATGAAGATAAGGCAGTATGATTACAGCCTTTCAAGCCTTACCAATGGAGAGACAGAGGGTTTTATAAACTATGTCCAGATGATAAAAGGGGTAAAAGTTTCTCTTTTCTTCAGGGAATTTTTAAATGATAATAACCAGCTGGTAACCAAAGTGAGTTTCCGTTCCAAGGAGGGTGTGGATGTTAATAAAATTGCAGGGATATTTGGAGGTGGAGGACATTCTCACGCGGCTGGCTGTGTAGTTACAGGAAGCATAAACAGTATACTGGAAAAGATTATTAAGGAAGTGGAGAAATACATATAGTGAGAAGTTGTGGAGTGCAGCACGATGGATGGTATTTTAAATATTAATAAACCCTGTGGGATGACATCTCATGATGTTGTCGATTATATTAGAAAAATTACTAATATAAAAAAGGTTGGCCATACAGGAACATTAGACCCGGATGCGACCGGGGTTTTACCTGTATGTATTGGACGGGCTACAAAGATTGTCCAGTTTCTGATAAATGAGAATAAATCTTACAGGATAACTTTATTGCTCGGGGTTTCGACTGATACCCAGGACATTACAGGAAAAATTATAAAAGAGGTTAGGGATTTTAATATAACGCCGGGTGATATTCAAGAAATATTACAATCTTTTTCAGGCGATATTTTGCAGGTTCCGCCTATGGTTTCCGCCTTGCATTATAAAGGGAAACGGCTATATAAATTAGCCAGGGAAGGAAAAGAGGTTGAAAGGAGACCCAGGAAAATTACTGTTTACAAGATAGACCTTTTGGAAGTAAAATTACCTTATGTCGGTTTTTCGATTAAATGTTCAAAAGGGACTTATGTGAGGACTTTATGTTCCGATATAGGAGATAAGCTGGGAACGGGTGCGTGTCTTTATAATCTTGTCCGGACCATGGCGGGTTCTTTTGATTTAAATAATGCAATTGGATTAAAAGACATCAAGGATATAGAAATAGTTAAAAAAAATTTGATGCCGATGGACGAAGCATTAAATCATTTACCGGAGATTAAAGTATTGCCGGAGGGGATAAAACTCCTTAAATGCGGAAAACCTCTTACAGGAAATAGTGTTTTTTCTTATTCCGGTGTATTTAACCCGAGGGGATTATACCGTTTATATCAGGAAGAAAATCCGGCAATTTCAGGAATAGTTGAAGATGTTTCGCGGGAAGGTAAAATTTATAGGATTGTAAAATGGCTGAACCAGTGACAAGAAGTTATCACCCTTGTTCGGATATTATTAATTTAAAAATATTTATATACTTAATTTTTAGGAAAGGAAGGTGTTTTTATGTCATTGACCAAGGAAGTAAAAAAAGAGGTTGTTGAAAAATTTAAAAAACATGATAAAGATACAGGGTCCGTTGAAGTCCAGATTGCTTTATTGACCCAGAGAGTAAATGATCTGACTGAACATTTTAAATCTCATATCAAAGATCATCATTCAAGAAGGGGGCTTTTAAAAATTGTCGGCCAGAGAAGAAGGCTGTTGAACTATTTACAACAAAAAGATTATGCCAAGTATCAGGATATTATCGGCAAACTAAATATTAGAAAATAAAGGATGGATTTATGCAGCGAAAAGAATTAAAGTTAGGTAACAGCAGTTTAATAATTGAAGTGGGGCACCTCGCAAAACAGGCTAATGGTGCGGCAATGGTAAAATATGGAGACACGGTTGTTTTGACCACAGCGGTAATGGCAAAAGAAGCGAGAAAAGATATAGATTTTTTTCCTTTAACAGTTGAATACAGGGAGAAGGCCTATGCCGCGGGAAAGATTCCCGGCGGTTTTTTTAAACGGGAAGGAAGACCGACCACAAAAGAAATCCTTACAAGCCGTTTGGTTGACAGGCCGCTTCGCCCTCTTTTCCCGGACGGGTTTAAAAATGAAGTGCAGATTGTTCCTATAGTTCTTTCTGTGGATGGGATTAACGCGCCGGATATATTTTCCATTATCGGCGCATCAGCCGCCCTTACTTTTTCGGATATACCGTTTTACGGACCGGTTGGCGCTGTAAGGATTGGAAGAATAAATGAAGAGTTTATCCTGAATCCCGGTTATGATGAGATGGATAAAAGCAGTCTGAACCTTGTAATTGTGGGAAAAAAAGACGCAATTTTGATGATTGAGGCCGAAGCAAGTGAGGTCCCTGAAGAGGTTGTTATTGATGCCGTAAATTTCGCAAGGCCTTTTATTTCTAAAATAATAGAATTCCAGGAAGAGTTTGCCAGGGAAGTTGCTAAACCAAAAAGGGAAGTGGCGGTTTCCGTGATACCGGAAGCTGTCAAACTAAAAGTGGGTAATTTTTCGAAAGATAAGATGGAGAAAGCGTTAAATACATCTGACAAAAATCTTATGAAAGAAAATTTATCTGACCTGGAAAAAGAAGTTATAGAAAATTTCAAGACGGAATTCACTGAAGATGAAAATCCGGAACTTGTAATAAAAGGAATTCTTGAAGATTTGGAGAAGAAAATAGTAAGAAATAAAATTTTAACGGAGGCGAAAAGGACAGACGGGCGTTCTTTAAAAGATATCCGCCAGATAACCTGCGAAGTCGGAATACTCCCGAGAACTCATGGCTCAGGTCTTTTTACACGCGGCCAGACACAAAGCTTGTCTGTTGTTACTCTT of bacterium contains these proteins:
- the rimP gene encoding ribosome maturation factor RimP, which codes for MFDKETLEKIKEIICPVIVKDNMELVNIEFKTEYGRRILRIFVDKENGVNVEDCAKISGKINSLLDNNDLIPGSYFLEISSPGLDRALTGEPDFRKFEGRLSKIKLHEAINGQKNFIGFLRECKNQNIILEEKNSGKMFEINLNNISRAKLVPEF
- the nusA gene encoding transcription termination factor NusA — encoded protein: MTDKLVEALEQLVRERGLDRQALINTLHIAFLAAAKKTFGYSIKSGNIEIKEDADGHINVNWIKKAVSEPKDFFEIDMKTARKINPDVKLNEDIRVPLSPLDFTRTAAQTTKQIVIQRIKEAERESIYKEIKKKEGDIATGTVQKVERNYINILLGKVEGILPYREQVKNEKYISGDRIKVYVVEVVKSNKGLQIKLSRSHPGLVRRLFELEVPEIGEKTVEIKNIVREPGERTKIAVYAKNSNIDPVGACVGMKGSRIQAITRELRNEKLDIIPWSENESEFIIHALSPAKITRVILDREKKRALVIVPNDQLSLAIGKKGQNARLSARLTNWKIDVKNEDEFKEVQRQTLSKIFKESAETQEDISLSSIEGVGSKTVKRLETAGLHNLKDIKEAGIEQLESIEGIGKKTAEKLLHIAEENIDNKIQDTEAKEETDDK
- the infB gene encoding translation initiation factor IF-2; the protein is MRVHELAKKINVPSKKLIDGLRQLGVDIKSHMSVLSEDTIQMVLTALDDEKRKSAEPAKLKPVPETKISAVSKPVPKSARKEPQKKTETEEKAPEIKPVKKEISKETKKKEEIQEKKNVLKITGDFIVVSELANKLNKEPSEVIKKLIDFGVMAAINQRIDLDTAGTIAAEYGFEIESAPLFGEEIVIKEEKEDPSKLRPRAPIVTIMGHVDHGKTKLLDAIRKTNVVDQESGGITQHIGAYHVKLDKGTIVFLDTPGHEAFTAMRARGAKVTDIVVLVVAADDGVMPQTKEAVDHAKAANVPIIVAINKIDKKEANPMRVKQQLSDYGLSPEEWGGKTIFVEVSALMKKGISDLLEMILLQAEMLELKANPDRPAKGTIVEASMDKKRGVMATVLIQQGILHIGDPFISGHCFGKIKAMVDDWGKRLKEAGPSSPVQIMGISELPQAGDLFYVVNDEKTARQIGIKRREMDRERGLGEKGHIKLGDVYSKIQQGDMKGLNIIIKADVQGSIEALQGTLEQLSTSKVKLNIIHSGVGAITESDVLLASASNAIIIGFTVRPEPKVNELAAREGIDIRLYRIIYDVIDDVRKAMTGLLEPKFKEVILGRAEIREVFRIPKIGNIAGIYITDGKVTRSSFVRLVRDSVVVFEGKISSLRRFKEDAKEVAAGYECGLGIENYNDIKQNDILEFYIKETVVQEL
- the rbfA gene encoding 30S ribosome-binding factor RbfA; the encoded protein is MKPVRLERINSLLREEIGSIIQKDLKDPRIGFVSVLEVKTNPDLSEAKVFVSVFADEEKKQKTIKGLKSAAGFIRHEIKERLCLRHIPNILFELDNSIEKGAHILELMDKISREEKIE
- a CDS encoding bifunctional oligoribonuclease/PAP phosphatase NrnA — translated: MKELTAIAETIKKGNNFLIVSHINPDGDSIGSQLAMIKILENSGKKATILNQHPVPEVYKFLYGSQKVKNEVSFLENFDIAIVLDASDKKRLGDIVNKALRKVPFIINIDHHISNNKFGQLQYLNQDASATAVIIYDLIVLLNEKIDRDIAECLYTGILTDTGSFHYLNTDAKSHLVVADLIKYGINPNKIYEEIYEIFNIISIKLLGLALSSVEMNKTGEIAWMKIRQYDYSLSSLTNGETEGFINYVQMIKGVKVSLFFREFLNDNNQLVTKVSFRSKEGVDVNKIAGIFGGGGHSHAAGCVVTGSINSILEKIIKEVEKYI
- the truB gene encoding tRNA pseudouridine(55) synthase TruB is translated as MDGILNINKPCGMTSHDVVDYIRKITNIKKVGHTGTLDPDATGVLPVCIGRATKIVQFLINENKSYRITLLLGVSTDTQDITGKIIKEVRDFNITPGDIQEILQSFSGDILQVPPMVSALHYKGKRLYKLAREGKEVERRPRKITVYKIDLLEVKLPYVGFSIKCSKGTYVRTLCSDIGDKLGTGACLYNLVRTMAGSFDLNNAIGLKDIKDIEIVKKNLMPMDEALNHLPEIKVLPEGIKLLKCGKPLTGNSVFSYSGVFNPRGLYRLYQEENPAISGIVEDVSREGKIYRIVKWLNQ
- the rpsO gene encoding 30S ribosomal protein S15, which translates into the protein MSLTKEVKKEVVEKFKKHDKDTGSVEVQIALLTQRVNDLTEHFKSHIKDHHSRRGLLKIVGQRRRLLNYLQQKDYAKYQDIIGKLNIRK
- the pnp gene encoding polyribonucleotide nucleotidyltransferase; amino-acid sequence: MQRKELKLGNSSLIIEVGHLAKQANGAAMVKYGDTVVLTTAVMAKEARKDIDFFPLTVEYREKAYAAGKIPGGFFKREGRPTTKEILTSRLVDRPLRPLFPDGFKNEVQIVPIVLSVDGINAPDIFSIIGASAALTFSDIPFYGPVGAVRIGRINEEFILNPGYDEMDKSSLNLVIVGKKDAILMIEAEASEVPEEVVIDAVNFARPFISKIIEFQEEFAREVAKPKREVAVSVIPEAVKLKVGNFSKDKMEKALNTSDKNLMKENLSDLEKEVIENFKTEFTEDENPELVIKGILEDLEKKIVRNKILTEAKRTDGRSLKDIRQITCEVGILPRTHGSGLFTRGQTQSLSVVTLGTTQDEQRMDDLEGEYTESFMLHYNFPPFSVGEVGRFSGPGRREIGHGALAQKSLKPVLPQADKFPYTIRIVSEILESNGSSSMATVCAGTLGLMDAGVPIKSPVAGIAMGLIKEGGKVAILSDILGQEDHLGDMDFKVAGTKNGITALQMDIKIDGLDETIMKNALSQAKEGRLFILSKMEEVISKPRSDISDYAPRIVIMQIDPAKIKDVIGPGGKIIRGIIEQTGVEIDIKDSGQVYIASVSVESARMAQDMVEYLTRDVVVGEIYTGKVMRIVNFGAFVEILPGKEGLVHISQLADYHVKKVEDVVKEGDEVLVKVVEIDNQGRINLSRKAALTPETARDEKK